The following coding sequences lie in one Sesamum indicum cultivar Zhongzhi No. 13 linkage group LG9, S_indicum_v1.0, whole genome shotgun sequence genomic window:
- the LOC105170882 gene encoding uncharacterized protein LOC105170882 gives MDKVNSQPKDNTQDMDSGEVVVSSIRAGMKREFAMMMKAQSEIGGLPAGGRRMTRSQSTAGSSKGNVQSADKVSSKVKGSESKKTKKDGGEKLGVEKRDATEAVSNVGGDLGGLEGDLVVVERREAQKVGAERPVGETTDLRMKMSKKVELNRIPTKLKDLLETGLLEGLHVRYVHGSKGRKWPEFELPGVIQGAGILCSCDECKERKIVTPNQFEMHAGSGNKRPPEYIFLDNGKSLRDVLNACKANLSESLESVILNAIGRSNYTTAFCINCKELIPEASAGRSMLLCDSCVRPKESDASDAQISDTSRRDLRMHKSVLAEDVLPEGTALSYVMHGEKKLEGYKKDGGIFCTCCREVVSPSQFEAHAGFASRRKPYMSIYTSNGVSLHQLSLELSKSRKSSTEEHDDLCSICEDGGDLLCCENCPRGFHTECVGLSVLPQGIWYCKYCQNMFEKEKFAVPDANAIAAGRVPGIDPLEAITQRCIRVVGTSEPEIGGCAICRGHDFCKSGFTARTIILCDQCEKEYHVGCLKEQNIDDLKELPKGEWFCCRPCNNINSALQKLIGDGEQRLPEALSDVLKMKCEGQDLQKNPELGIRWRLLRGKKATADTRAWLSGAVTIFHDRFDPISDASTGRLDLIPHMVYGRHFKDQDFCGMYCAVLMVDSVVVSAAIFRIFGEEVAELPLVATRSECQGKGYFQTLFYCIEGLLASLNVKDLVLPAADEAESLWRNRFGFEKLGQEQLDRYMKSYEMMLFQGTNVLHKSIAKA, from the exons ATGGATAAAGTCAATAGCCAACCCAAAGACAATACCCAA GACATGGATTCAGGTGAAGTAGTTGTCTCCTCCATTCGAGCTGGGATGAAGAGAGAGTTTGCAATGATGATGAAGGCGCAATCAGAAATAGGTGGGCTTCCAGCAGGCGGAAGGAGAATGACTAGGTCGCAGAGTACTGCTGGTTCCAGCAAGGGTAACGTGCAAAGTGCTGACAAGGTTAGTAGTAAGGTAAAAGGGTCTGAATCCAAGAAAACTAAAAAGGATGGAGGTGAAAAATTGGGAGTGGAGAAGAGGGATGCAACAGAAGCCGTGTCTAATGTAGGAGGTGATTTGGGAGGTTTGGAGGGTGATTTAGTTGTTGTAGAGAGGAGGGAAGCACAGAAAGTGGGGGCTGAAAGACCAGTTGGAGAAACAACTGATTTAAGGATGAAGATGTCTAAGAAGGTTGAGTTAAACAGGATCCCAACAAAGTTAAAGGATCTTCTGGAGACGGGGTTGCTTGAGGGTTTACATGTTCGTTACGTTCATGGCTCCAAG GGGAGGAAGTGGCCAGAATTTGAGCTTCCGGGAGTTATTCAGGGAGCTGGAATACTATGTTCTTGTGATGAATGCAAGGAAAGAAAG ATTGTCACGCCTAATCAATTTGAGATGCACGCGGGTAGTGGAAATAAGCGTCCACCTGAGTacatatttttggacaatGGAAAGAGTCTCAGGGATGTGCTGAACGCGTGCAAGGCCAATCTTTCAGAGTCACTGGAATCTGTAATCCTGAACGCCATTGGTCGTTCAAATTACACGACTGCTTTCTGCATCAATTGCAAAG AGTTGATTCCTGAAGCCAGTGCTGGAAGATCAATGCTCCTCTGTGATTCATGTGTGCGGCCAAAGGAGTCTGATGCCAGTGATGCTCAGATCAGTGACACCAGCCGCAG GGATTTGAGAATGCATAAATCGGTCTTAGCAGAAGACGTGCTTCCTGAGGGTACTGCTTTGTCGTATGTTATGCACGGAGAG AAAAAGCTTGAGGGTTACAAGAAAGATGGGGGTATCTTTTGCACGTGCTGTAGAGAAGTG GTGAGTCCCTCGCAGTTTGAGGCTCATGCTGGTTTTGCTTCCCGTCGAAAACC GTACATGAGTATATACACTTCCAACGGAGTGTCTCTGCATCAGCTATCCCTCGAGCTATCCAAAAGCCGTAAATCATCTACAGAGGAACATGATGATCTCTGTTCAATATGTGAGGATGGAGGAGATTTGCTATGCTGTGAAAACTGTCCACGAGGCTTTCACACTG AATGTGTCGGTCTCTCAGTTCTTCCCCAAGGGATATGGTACTGCAAATATTGCCAAAACATGTTCGAAAAGGAAAAGTTTGCAGTGCCAGATGCAAATGCAATTGCTGCTGGAAGAGTCCCTGGTATTGACCCTCTAGAAGCAATAACGCAACGGTGCATTCGTGTTGTTGGGACATCTGAACCTGAAATCGGTGGATGTGCGATTTGCAG GGGCCATGATTTCTGCAAGTCAGGATTTACTGCCCgcacaattattttatgtgatcAG TGCGAGAAAGAATACCATGTCGGTTGTCTAAAGGAGCAAAACATTGATGATCTGAAG GAGTTGCCAAAAGGTGAATGGTTCTGTTGCAGACCGTGCAACAATATTAACTCAGCCCTTCAGAAGTTGATTGGGGATGGCGAGCAGAGGCTCCCGGAAGCTCTTTCGGATGTTTTGAAGATGAAATGCGAGGGACAAGATCTGCAAAAGAATCCGGAGCTTGGAATAAGATGGAGGCTGCTCCGTGGGAAAAAGGCCACAGCAGACACCAGGGCATGGCTTTCTGGTGCTGTCACTATTTTTCAT GACCGCTTTGATCCTATCTCTGATGCCAGCACGGGCCGTCTTGACCTTATCCCACATATGGTTTATGG GAGGCACTTCAAAGACCAGGATTTTTGTGGCATGTATTGTGCTGTACTGATGGTCGa CTCGGTGGTGGTATCTGCTGCAATTTTTCGAATTTTTGGAGAGGAAGTTGCAGAGCTGCCCCTAGTCGCGACAAGGAGCGAGTGTCAGGGAAAG GGATACTTTCAAACACTTTTCTACTGTATTGAGGGTCTTTTAGCATCCCTCAATGTGAAAGATCTGGTACTTCCTGCTGCTGATGAAGCAGAATCATTGTGGAGAAACAGATTTGGGTTTGAAAAACTCGGCCAAGAACAG TTGGATCGATATATGAAGAGCTATGAAATGATGTTATTTCAAGGAACGAATGTTCTACATAAATCGATCGCCAAGGCCTGA